One genomic segment of Capricornis sumatraensis isolate serow.1 chromosome 6, serow.2, whole genome shotgun sequence includes these proteins:
- the GADD45G gene encoding growth arrest and DNA damage-inducible protein GADD45 gamma has translation MTLEEVRGQDTVPESTARMQGAGKALHELLLSAQRQGCLTAGVYESAKVLNVDPDNVTFCVLAADEEDEGDIALQIHFTLIQAFCCENDIDIVRVGDVQRLAAIVGTGDESGAPGDLHCILISNPNEDAWKDPALEKLSLFCEESRSVNDWVPNITLPE, from the exons ATGACTCTGGAAGAAGTTCGTGGCCAGGACACGGTTCCAGAAAGCACAGCCAG GATGCAGGGCGCCGGGAAAGCGTTGCACGAGCTGCTGTTGTCTGCGCAGCGCCAAGGCTGCCTCACGGCCGGCGTCTACGAGTCAGCCAAAGTCCTGAACGT GGACCCCGACAATGTGACCTTCTGCGTGCTTGCCGCTGACGAGGAGGACGAGGGCGATATCGCGCTGCAGATCCACTTCACTTTGATCCAAGCGTTCTGCTGTGAGAACGACATAGACATCGTGCGCGTGGGCGACGTGCAGCGGCTGGCGGCGATCGTGGGTACCGGCGACGAGTCGGGGGCACCTGGAGACCTGCACTGTATCCTCATTTCG AACCCCAATGAGGACGCATGGAAGGACCCCGCCTTGGAGAAGCTTAGCCTGTTCTGCGAGGAGAGCCGCAGCGTCAACGACTGGGTGCCCAATATCACCCTTCCCGAGTGA